The window TCGTTAGCTGTAAATGGTGTAACACGATTATTTAATACAATTCCGTTTGTAATTCCACCAGCTAACCAAATGATTGAAATGGTTGTAAAGACAAAAACTTTACGTCTAACTAAGAAAACAATCGATAAGGTAACTAGGATGAGTAATACATTGTAGATAAATACAATCGGTGACTCCATCAAATATTGAAATGCAGCCAGGATAGAGTGACGGCTAAAACATTCAATTAAAAAATTGATCAGGAAAGCAGCTGCCACACATAGAAAATAATAATTATATAAATACTTTTTCGAAAATTCTTTCATGTCTAACCCCCATAAATAAATGCTCTATGAGTTTGAGTGGACTCAAAGAGTTTGATTTACAATTATTACCATAATGTGAATCTAAAAATAGTCCACTTGTCATTGTAGCAATGATACTGTATAAAATCAATTAGAAAAAATTAGTAGAGGTAGCTACAAATAATTATTATACAGATTCAAAGTAAAAATTCACCTTCTATTTAAAGGTTTTCATTAAATCGTTAAAATCCTTAATCATTACGGTTAATAATTGATTAATATAAACGCTTTTATTATATTTTAAACGTTAGAATGTCGGTATTTGTTAATGAGGTGATGAAAGAGTATTTATACTTCAATCATCATGAATTGAGATAAAGGGTTAGTTATGGATAGAGAGAATAAAGTAGTCGTTAAAACATAATGTAAAAAGATAACATTTAGCGTATAGTTTTTTATCCAATGAATAATAAAAATCTTTCTATAATATATAATATTAAAAAATGACTTCATAACAAGATAATCGGCAATAAAAAAAGTAGAGAAGGATCTCTACTTTTTTGTTATGACGCTTTAGGTTTTAAGCACTCAGTGACACGTGAGACAATCGTTTCTTTTTCAGAATCGTTACTTCCATTCCAAAGAATTTCAAAAATGACTCCAAGTCCAGGAAGCGTTTTTTCCTCACCTGATTCGATTGCGTCAATAATTGTTTCACGAATTTCATCGTAGTTTGAATCATCAAGATTTGCCATAACTGCTTTTCTTAAATCAAAGTTCATCAGTATCACCTCATAAATTTTCTTTCGTTATAGTTTCTCACCATTAGCTAAAGTTATGCATTCTTTTATTGATTGATATTTTTTAAACGAACCACATATACTAAAAACGTTATATCATTCTAAAGATTTTTATTAAATTAGATGTAAATTAAAATAAGAATCAAAGTTCTTTTCATTTAAAAGATCAATAGACATCTCTTGTCAATTTTGAAATTTATTTGGAAAGTTTGTTCACTTATAGTAAAATAGTAAGATGAAACCGCATGAAGAAGCGGTGTTAAGAAAAGAAAGTAGGTTGAAGATATGGGGAATCGTTTCTTAAAGGGGGCAATGATTTTAAGTATTAGTATGTTTGCCACCAAGTTTCTTGGAATTCTCTATGTGATCCCGTTTCAACAACTAGTTGGAACATCAGGAATGGCGCTTTATAATTACGCATATACGCCATATGCACTATTTATTAGTTTATCAACACTTGGAATTCCCGTTGGAATTGCAAAATTCGTCTCAAAATATAATGCAGCGGGAGAATACGATACGGCAAGAAAAATGTTTAGATATGCTATTTGGTTCATGATAGCTTTGGGATTCATCGGATTTTTAACGATGTATAATTTAGCACCGTGGTATGCTCAAGTCGTTTTAGGTGGAGAAGAGGCACTGGCTAATACGGTCGAAGATGTCACGATGGCGATTCAAACGATTAGTTTTGCTTTATTAATTATTCCAGTTATGGCTATTTTCAGGGGATTCTTTCAAGGAAATCAAAACATGGTTCCTACCTCTGTGTCGCAGTTTGTGGAGCAAGTTGTACGTATTATTTTTATTTTAGCTGGATCTTACTATATTATTAATTTTCAAGGTGGAACGACAAAACAGGCGGTTGGATTTTCAGTGTTTTCAGCCTTTTTAGCGGGAATTACTGCATTTTTAATTTTATATTATTTCTGGATTAAAAACGTTAAACAATATAACGAATTGTTAAAGCAGTCGGTTCCTCATGAACCAAGAAATTACGGAAATCTTTTTGCTGAGTTAATTTCTTATGCTATTCCTTTTGCCATCTTAGGGTTAGCGACTAATTTATTTCAAATTGTCGATCAAAC of the Turicibacter sp. TJ11 genome contains:
- the sspI gene encoding small acid-soluble spore protein SspI codes for the protein MNFDLRKAVMANLDDSNYDEIRETIIDAIESGEEKTLPGLGVIFEILWNGSNDSEKETIVSRVTECLKPKAS